From a single Vanacampus margaritifer isolate UIUO_Vmar chromosome 15, RoL_Vmar_1.0, whole genome shotgun sequence genomic region:
- the arsj gene encoding arylsulfatase J isoform X1 → MLILWVPLSLLLGFIVSHTWSSNWASEFPKSPPHIVFILVDDQGFRDVGYHGSEIKTPTLDRLAEQGVKLENYYVQPLCSPSRSQLMTGRYQIHTGLQHSIIRATQPNCLPLDNVTLPQKLKQAGYSTHMVGKWHLGFYKRGCLPTRRGFDSFFGSLLGSGDYYSHYKCEGPGVCGYDLYEGEEAAWEQDRGLYSTLMYTQKAIRILANHNPSKPLFLYLAYQAVHSPLQVPTRYLERYKGIVNPHRRKYAAMVSCLDEAIRNLTLALKRYHYYDNTVIVYSSDNGGQPLVGGSNWPLRGSKATLWEGGIRAVGFVHSPLLVKKGTKCRSLVHITDWFPTLVTLGEGTLDENLNLDGYDVWEAISEGLPSPRQDILHNIDPIYVKAKNGSWKAGYGLWNTAVQAALRVGHWKLLTGVPGYSDWVPPQTFNTQRLTLRWHNERVRWDRGKSLWLFNITSDPYERVDLSQRYPHVVKKMLMRLVQYNKTAVRVRYPAKDLRSNPQYNGGVWGPWYKDEIGDRYNNLLTNHLTSREGWNRKSQG, encoded by the exons atgttgattttgtggGTTCCGCTCAGTTTGCTCCTCGGCTTCATCGTGTCGCACACTTGGAGTTCCAACTGGGCTTCGGAGTTCCCCAAATCGCCGCCGCACATCGTCTTTATCCTGGTGGACGATCAAGGCTTCCGGGACGTGGGATATCACGGCTCCGAGATCAAGACGCCCACCCTGGACCGACTGGCGGAGCAGGGTGTGAAGCTGGAGAACTATTACGTGCAGCCGCTATGCAGCCCGTCCAGGAGCCAGTTAATGACCGGCAG GTACCAGATCCACACGGGCCTCCAGCACTCCATCATCCGAGCCACCCAGCCCAACTGCCTCCCCCTGGACAACGTCACCTTGCCGCAGAAGTTGAAGCAGGCCGGCTACTCCACGCACATGGTGGGCAAGTGGCACCTGGGTTTCTACAAACGCGGCTGTTTGCCCACGCGGCGCGGGTTCGACAGCTTCTTCGGCTCACTCCTGGGAAGCGGCGACTACTACAGCCACTATAAGTGCGAGGGTCCCGGCGTGTGCGGCTACGACTTGTACGAGGGCGAAGAAGCCGCATGGGAGCAGGACCGCGGCTTGTACTCCACACTGATGTACACACAAAAGGCCATCAGGATCTTAGCCAATCACAACCCCAGCAAGCCCTTATTCCTCTACTTAGCCTATCAGGCGGTGCATTCCCCGCTTCAGGTTCCGACTCGCTACCTGGAGCGCTACAAGGGGATCGTGAACCCTCACCGTCGCAAATACGCAGCCATGGTCTCCTGCCTGGACGAAGCGATACGCAACCTGACCCTGGCCTTGAAACGCTACCATTACTACGACAACACGGTCATCGTGTACTCCTCGGACAACGGGGGGCAGCCGCTGGTCGGCGGGAGCAACTGGCCCCTGCGGGGGAGCAAGGCCACGCTGTGGGAAGGGGGCATCCGGGCGGTGGGCTTCGTCCACAGCCCCTTGCTAGTGAAGAAAGGCACCAAGTGCCGGTCGCTCGTGCACATCACCGACTGGTTCCCGACACTGGTCACCCTGGGCGAAGGGACCCTGGACGAGAACCTCAACCTGGACGGCTACGACGTCTGGGAAGCCATCAGCGAGGGTCTCCCCTCACCTCGCCAGGACATCCTCCACAACATCGACCCGATTTACGTGAAGGCCAAAAATGGCTCGTGGAAGGCCGGCTACGGGCTGTGGAACACGGCCGTGCAGGCGGCGCTGCGGGTGGGCCACTGGAAGCTGTTGACGGGGGTGCCCGGTTACAGCGACTGGGTGCCCCCTCAGACCTTCAACACACAG CGGCTGACCCTACGCTGGCACAACGAACGCGTCCGCTGGGACCGCGGCAAGTCCCTGTGGCTGTTTAACATCACCTCGGACCCTTACGAGCGGGTGGATTTATCGCAGCGCTACCCGCACGTGGTCAAGAAGATGCTCATGCGGCTCGTGCAGTACAACAAGACGGCGGTGCGAGTACGCTACCCGGCCAAAGACCTGCGCTCCAATCCGCAATATAACGGGGGCGTGTGGGGGCCCTGGTACAAGGACGAGATCGGGGACAGATACAACAATCTGTTGACTAACCATCTGACTAGCCGAGAGGGCTGGAACAGAAAAAGCCAAGGGTAG
- the arsj gene encoding arylsulfatase J isoform X2, giving the protein MQPVQEPVNDRQIHTGLQHSIIRATQPNCLPLDNVTLPQKLKQAGYSTHMVGKWHLGFYKRGCLPTRRGFDSFFGSLLGSGDYYSHYKCEGPGVCGYDLYEGEEAAWEQDRGLYSTLMYTQKAIRILANHNPSKPLFLYLAYQAVHSPLQVPTRYLERYKGIVNPHRRKYAAMVSCLDEAIRNLTLALKRYHYYDNTVIVYSSDNGGQPLVGGSNWPLRGSKATLWEGGIRAVGFVHSPLLVKKGTKCRSLVHITDWFPTLVTLGEGTLDENLNLDGYDVWEAISEGLPSPRQDILHNIDPIYVKAKNGSWKAGYGLWNTAVQAALRVGHWKLLTGVPGYSDWVPPQTFNTQRLTLRWHNERVRWDRGKSLWLFNITSDPYERVDLSQRYPHVVKKMLMRLVQYNKTAVRVRYPAKDLRSNPQYNGGVWGPWYKDEIGDRYNNLLTNHLTSREGWNRKSQG; this is encoded by the exons ATGCAGCCCGTCCAGGAGCCAGTTAATGACCGGCAG ATCCACACGGGCCTCCAGCACTCCATCATCCGAGCCACCCAGCCCAACTGCCTCCCCCTGGACAACGTCACCTTGCCGCAGAAGTTGAAGCAGGCCGGCTACTCCACGCACATGGTGGGCAAGTGGCACCTGGGTTTCTACAAACGCGGCTGTTTGCCCACGCGGCGCGGGTTCGACAGCTTCTTCGGCTCACTCCTGGGAAGCGGCGACTACTACAGCCACTATAAGTGCGAGGGTCCCGGCGTGTGCGGCTACGACTTGTACGAGGGCGAAGAAGCCGCATGGGAGCAGGACCGCGGCTTGTACTCCACACTGATGTACACACAAAAGGCCATCAGGATCTTAGCCAATCACAACCCCAGCAAGCCCTTATTCCTCTACTTAGCCTATCAGGCGGTGCATTCCCCGCTTCAGGTTCCGACTCGCTACCTGGAGCGCTACAAGGGGATCGTGAACCCTCACCGTCGCAAATACGCAGCCATGGTCTCCTGCCTGGACGAAGCGATACGCAACCTGACCCTGGCCTTGAAACGCTACCATTACTACGACAACACGGTCATCGTGTACTCCTCGGACAACGGGGGGCAGCCGCTGGTCGGCGGGAGCAACTGGCCCCTGCGGGGGAGCAAGGCCACGCTGTGGGAAGGGGGCATCCGGGCGGTGGGCTTCGTCCACAGCCCCTTGCTAGTGAAGAAAGGCACCAAGTGCCGGTCGCTCGTGCACATCACCGACTGGTTCCCGACACTGGTCACCCTGGGCGAAGGGACCCTGGACGAGAACCTCAACCTGGACGGCTACGACGTCTGGGAAGCCATCAGCGAGGGTCTCCCCTCACCTCGCCAGGACATCCTCCACAACATCGACCCGATTTACGTGAAGGCCAAAAATGGCTCGTGGAAGGCCGGCTACGGGCTGTGGAACACGGCCGTGCAGGCGGCGCTGCGGGTGGGCCACTGGAAGCTGTTGACGGGGGTGCCCGGTTACAGCGACTGGGTGCCCCCTCAGACCTTCAACACACAG CGGCTGACCCTACGCTGGCACAACGAACGCGTCCGCTGGGACCGCGGCAAGTCCCTGTGGCTGTTTAACATCACCTCGGACCCTTACGAGCGGGTGGATTTATCGCAGCGCTACCCGCACGTGGTCAAGAAGATGCTCATGCGGCTCGTGCAGTACAACAAGACGGCGGTGCGAGTACGCTACCCGGCCAAAGACCTGCGCTCCAATCCGCAATATAACGGGGGCGTGTGGGGGCCCTGGTACAAGGACGAGATCGGGGACAGATACAACAATCTGTTGACTAACCATCTGACTAGCCGAGAGGGCTGGAACAGAAAAAGCCAAGGGTAG
- the LOC144035456 gene encoding calcium/calmodulin-dependent protein kinase type II delta chain-like produces the protein MLRHLFAVLLSLEGILSSQVTVQLAGNSSEPDTITALQHEVIEATKKLLTAITAEDYNAYKEMCDPGLTSFEPESLGVLVNGMEFHAYLMQNVEIKGFPHTIVVDPHVHMMGEDAACIAYVRLTQSIGRDTRAITTRAEETRIWHRRNGTWRHIHFHRSGSTSLHAN, from the exons ATGCTTCGCCATCTTTTTGCGGTTTTGCTTTCCCTGGAGGGGATTCTTAGCAGCCAAGTGACTGTTCAGTTGGCTGGTAACAGTAGTGAACCTGATACCATTACAG CCCTCCAGCATGAGGTCATTGAAGCCACAAAAAAGTTGCTTACAGCCATCACCGCCGAAGACTACAACGCTTACAA GGAAATGTGCGACCCGGGTCTTACGAGCTTCGAGCCTGAAAGCCTGGGCGTCTTGGTGAACGGCATGGAGTTTCATGCCTACTTAATGCAAAACG TGGAAATTAAAGGTTTTCCTCACACCATTGTGGTCGACCCTCACGTGCATATGATGGGAGAGGACGCGGCCTGCATCGCATACGTCCGCCTCACCCAGTCCATCGGGCGGGACACCCGGGCTATCACGACCAGGGCGGAGGAGACTCGCATCTGGCATCGACGCAACGGCACGTGGCGCCACATCCACTTCCACCGAAGCGGCTCCACCTCACTGCACGCAAACTAG